The Arachis duranensis cultivar V14167 chromosome 2, aradu.V14167.gnm2.J7QH, whole genome shotgun sequence genome has a window encoding:
- the LOC107475276 gene encoding uncharacterized protein LOC107475276: MQDVVQILDCHMRKDDNVVLIGLWGMGGVGTTTFAKTVYNKYCHMFECPKFLPNIREMWKNNQQVFLQEQLLNGKDLQGIKIKNIESGVAILKRRLCTKKALVVLDDVNNIDQLNALCGSREWFGAGSRIIITTRDRRLLCMVGVDHVHRVTEMDYNESLELLCWNAFTQATPLEEFARLAKDVVAYCGGLPLALVTIGCQLFGKTIEEWETVLDGLKRFPHPDVHKVLKMSYDDLNDDTQKEIFLDIASFCIGMESGEVLKTLNYGFGLGKVAGIGFLEEQSLITFDDKNRVRMHPLLRDMGREIVREQSQTQAQGRMYDVFLSFRGKDTRSTFTSHLHASLQNASITVFKDDDELQRGERISISLLKAIGLSACSVIVISTHYADSRYCLQELENIMVCHRTKGQVVFPIFYEVDPSDVRYQKKQSKFGKAFEDFISRRSVEEDKVQSWRADLREVSNFSGITVINSRNESEDIKRIVEHISRLLDKTELFIAAHPVGVLSRMQKVIEKLHNQQRKDVLILGIKGMGGIGKTTIAKAIFNKLGRNFEGRSFLLNIRETWQQDNGKVSLQERLLHDVFRSTTRKIHNIDSGKQTLMESLRTKRVLIVLDDVDNLDQLNALCGSRDRFGPGSTILVTTRDDHLLRLCGVNHTFDIEKMNTDESLELFSWHAFKQAYPKDEFFKLSRDVVEYSNGLPLALEVLGSYLFDREIKEWQSALDRLKSIPNNRVQKILQISFDGLSDDNEKEIFLDIACFFIGMDRNDVVKILNGCGFHAEIGIRVLIERNLVTVDNNNMLGMHELLQEMGRAIICEKSPELEERSRIWYNETLLQILENHEGTNLKAVKGLSLKLPTTNSICLSTEAFKTMSRLKLLQLASVQLNGEFKHVSRYLRWMSWHGLPLTYTPKDCYQPNIISIELENSKLKVFWKEAQLLRQLKILNLSHSHDLRTTPDFSYLPNLEKLVLKDCTNLSSIFPTIGSLEKILLIDLEGCTNLLLPRSIYKLKSLETLIISGCSKIDKLEEDVEQMESLAVLKADNTGIIQVPNALSKLRNMVYVAVGGYEGMARDVIPLVMFWSWTSPTNMLSAIMEKCSSGSSSTVFMDVTLLTNSPRMAKCDPRLHIVGDLSSDTDNNVAKCNDLLSMDISESISSNFLLIQMGLDNSLTQIIQKTISQNNELGDYLIPYDNNNPGLLAFSGEGSLVKFQVPQTNEPNLKSMMLRIIFCSSTCITTTEGLVVENVRIINQTKNTSNLYEGDKLASFKDEDRLTLMSNLEPGDTVQVIAALGSGFIVKKTIVYLIYGEEPPTEKNSQYWNEVDIVPSIGDVVVADVNGNALGVGIIATDDDEDVTVFGVHEAVAGMSEIVSGVDAMAEYKDDVTVASVDDDTIANLNRHASSSITDSIPPSTNGLGANYVAATDMNASSSSVDDMLLADDNNDDDVAAIGDQNVNNNLNVAALVKRQPVEAISTTMSFDSKSEGLIPLVQIPFGSNTYSELTLTKETVERTPETICISHSATDLCVNPASPVTTIIPMMVAEEDELDEDSDLLIAELDKTLSDSYILYSTSGSPEVPSLSIISIFQKMQLLLDNEPQALVGDVNIKNQLLGSLAQLGQIMESSQIPKDLHSLITEIRHFYEPFLNDFPSAQEVLDNHQRLIDSKNGLQEKLEAAKARQGHFSSSISKGKERVHEMSKEINELEVQLKALHEKRNRLQFTVERCEVESVNINRKLETLVKENEEVVSSLKESESAFRKAELSKQSYERKLAVLKQALYGNTRH; the protein is encoded by the exons ATGCAAGATGTGGTTCAAATATTAGATTGTCATATGCGAAAAGACGATAATGTCGTGCTAATTGGACTATGGGGGATGGGAGGAGTGGGTACAACCACCTTTGCCAAAACTGTTTATAATAAATACTGTCATATGTTTGAATGTCCAAAGTTCCTCCCAAACATTAGGGAGATGTGGAAGAATAACCAACAGGTTTTTCTACAAGAACAACTATTGAATGGTAAAGACTTACAaggcataaaaataaaaaacattgaaTCAGGAGTAGCTATATTAAAGAGAAGACTTTGCACGAAAAAGGCATTAGTTGTACTTGATGATGTGAATAATATAGACCAGCTGAATGCATTGTGCGGAAGTCGAGAATGGTTTGGTGCAGGGAGTAGAATAATCATCACAACAAGAGATAGACGTCTGCTTTGTATGGTTGGAGTTGATCATGTGCACCGAGTGACTGAAATGGATTACAATGAATCTCTTGAACTTCTTTGTTGGAATGCATTTACGCAAGCAACTCCTTTAGAAGAGTTTGCTAGACTTGCAAAAGATGTAGTTGCATATTGTGGGGGGTTGCCATTAGCCCTTGTAACAATTGGTTGTCAATTGTTTGGAAAGACGATAGAAGAGTGGGAGACTGTATTAGATGGACTCAAACGGTTTCCCCATCCGGATGTACACAAAGTCTTGAAAATGAGCTATGATGACTTAAATGATGACACACAAAAAGAAATATTTCTTGATATAGCTAGCTTTTGTATTGGCATGGAAAGCGGGGAGGTACTCAAAACACTAAATTATGGCTTTGGACTTGGCAAAGTTGCAGGAATTGGTTTCCTTGAAGAGCAGAGTCTTATAACATTTGATGACAAAAACAGAGTTCGAATGCATCCGTTGTTGCGAGATATGGGAAGAGAAATCGTTAGAGAGCAATCTCAAACTCAGGCTCAG ggaAGGATGTACGatgttttcttgagttttcgAGGCAAGGACACTCGTTCAACATTTACTTCACATCTCCATGCATCTCTTCAAAATGCCTCAATTACCGTTTTCAAGGATGATGATGAACTTCAAAGGGGAGAACGGATCTCAATCTCATTGTTAAAAGCAATTGGATTGTCTGCATGTTCTGTCATTGTTATTTCAACCCACTATGCTGATTCAAGATATTGCCTGCAAGAGCTTGAGAATATCATGGTATGCCATAGAACAAAAGGTCAAGTGGTTTTTCCAATATTCTATGAAGTAGATCCCTCAGATGTGCGTTATCAAAAGAAACAAAGTAAATTTGGCAAAGCCTTTGAAGATTTTATAAGTCGAAGATCAGTGGAAGAAGATAAAGTGCAAAGTTGGAGAGCAGATCTTCGTGAAGTGAGTAACTTTTCAGGAATTACTGTCATAAACTCCAG GAATGAAAGTGAAGATATCAAAAGAATTGTTGAGCATATTAGTCGTTTACTGGATAAGACAGAGTTATTCATTGCAGCCCATCCAGTGGGGGTACTATCTCGTATGCAAAAGGTGATTGAAAAATTACACAATCAACAAAGAAAAGATGTTCTGATTCTTGGGATAAAGGGCATGGGGGGCATCGGTAAGACAACTATTGCCAAAGCCATCTTCAACAAACTTGGTCGCAATTTTGAGGGCAGAAGCTTCCTCCTAAACATTAGAGAAACATGGCAGCAAGATAATGGAAAGGTTTCCTTGCAAGAGCGACTTCTTCACGATGTATTCAGATCAACAACAAGAAAGATACATAATATTGATTCAGGGAAGCAAACATTAATGGAAAGCCTTAGAACTAAAAGGGTACTCATTGTGCTTGACGATGTGGATAATTTGGACCAACTCAATGCGTTGTGTGGAAGTCGTGATAGGTTTGGTCCAGGTAGTACAATACTTGTTACAACAAGAGATGATCATCTTCTTAGATTGTGCGGTGTTAACCACACATTCGACATAGAAAAGATGAATACAGATGAATCCCTTGAGCTTTTCAGTTGGCATGCATTCAAGCAAGCATATCCAAAGGATGAATTTTTTAAGCTCTCTAGAGATGTAGTTGAATATTCTAATGGATTGCCACTGGCATTGGAAGTTCTCGGGTCCTATTTGTTTGATAGGGAAATCAAGGAGTGGCAGAGTGCATTGGATAGACTGAAATCAATCCCCAACAATAGAGTCCAGAAGATACTACAAATAAGTTTTGATGGTTTGAGTGATGATAATGAAAAGGAAATATTCCTTGACATTGCGTGCTTTTTTATTGGGATGGATCGAAATGATGTTGTGAAGATATTAAATGGTTGTGGGTTCCATGCAGAAATTGGAATCAGGGTCCTAATAGAGCGAAACCTTGTAACTGTTGATAACAATAATATGCTTGGAATGCATGAGCTGCTACAAGAAATGGGGAGAGCAATAATTTGTGAGAAATCACCTGAACTTGAAGAGCGAAGTAGAATATGGTACAATGAAACACTGCTCCAAATATTAGAAAATCATGAG gGAACAAATTTGAAAGCTGTTAAGGGATTGAGTTTGAAGTTGCCAACTACCAATTCAATTTGTTTGAGTACAGAAGCATTTAAGACTATGAGTAGACTCAAATTGCTTCAACTCGCCAGTGTACAACTTAATGGAGAGTTCAAACATGTTTCAAGATATCTTAGATGGATGAGTTGGCATGGACTTCCTCTGACATACACACCTAAAGACTGCTATCAACCAAACATAATTTCCATTGAGTTAGAAAACAGCAAACTCAAAGTTTTTTGGAAGGAGGCCCAG tTGTTAAGGCAGTTGAAGATTTTAAATCTTAGTCATTCTCACGACTTGAGAACAACCCCAGATTTTTCATACTTACCTAATCTTGAGAAGTTAGTACTCAAAGATTGTACAAATTTGTCTTCGATTTTCCCCACCATTGGAAGTCTAGAGAAAATCCTTCTTATCGATTTAGAAGGTTGTACAAACCTTTTACTTCCAAGAAGCATATACAAATTGAAATCTCTTGAAACTCTCATCATCTCTGGGTGTTCAAAGATTGACAAGTTAGAGGAAGATGTGGAACAAATGGAATCTTTGGCAGTGCTAAAAGCAGATAACACTGGCATAATACAAGTGCCCAATGCGCtatcaaaattaagaaacatgGTATATGTTGCTGTGGGTGGCTACGAAGGAATGGCACGTGATGTGATTCCTTTAGTCATGTTTTGGTCATGGACCTCTCCAACTAATATGTTGTCTGCAATTATGGAAAAATGTTCATCGGGCTCTTCATCAACTGTTTTCATGGATGTAACACTACTAACAAATAGTCCACGGATGGCAAAATGCGATCCACGGCTTCATATTGTTGGAGATCTATCTTCGGATACTGACAATAATGTGGCAAAGTGCAATGACTTATTGTCGATGGATATTTCTGAATCAATATCTTCGAATTTCCTTTTGATTCAAATGGGGTTGGACAACTCACTTACACAGATAATTCAAAAGACCATTTCACAG AACAATGAGCTTGGAGATTACCTAATCCCTTATGACAACAATAATCCGGGTTTGTTAGCATTCAGTGGTGAAGGTTCCTTGGTGAAATTTCAAGTTCCTCAAACGAATGAGCCTAACTTGAAGTCTATGATGTTGCGCATTATTTTCTGTTCTTCCACATGCATCACAACAACAGAAGGTCTTGTTGTTGAAAATGTGCGTATcataaatcaaacaaagaacACATCTAACTTATATGAGGGAGATAAGTTAGCTTCATTCAAAGATGAAGACAGGTTGACCTTAATGTCAAATCTAGAACCTGGTGACACAGTGCAGGTCATTGCTGCTTTAGGGTCTGGGTTCATTGTGAAGAAGACCATAGTTTATCTCATATATGGTGAAGAACCACCAACTGAGAAAAACTCACAGTACTGGAATGAGGTTGATATTGTTCCTTCTATTGGTGATGTTGTTGTAGCTGATGTGAATGGAAACGCTTTGGGTGTTGGTATCATTGCAacagatgatgatgaagatgttaCTGTTTTTGGTGTTCATGAAGCGGTAGCTGGTATGAGTGAaattgtttctggtgttgatgCTATGGCAGAATATAAGGATGATGTTACTGTTGCTAGCGTTGATGATGATACGATAGCCAATCTGAACAGACATGCTTCTAGTTCTATTACTGATAGCATACCACCAAGTACTAATGGTCTTGGTGCTAATTATGTAGCAGCAACTGATATGAATGCAAGTTCTTCAAGTGTTGATGATATGCTATTAGCagatgataataatgatgatgatgttgctGCCATTGGAGATCAAAATGTAAATAATAATCTCAATGTTGCTGCCCTGGTAAAAAGACAGCCAGTTGAAGCCATTTCAACCACCATGAGTTTCGATTCAAAATCTGAAGGACTTATTCCCTTAGTTCAG ATTCCTTTTGGTTCAAATACATATTCTGAGCTTACTTTGACCAAGGAGACAGTAGAGAGAACACCTGAAACAATCTGCATTTCCCATTCTGCTACGGATCTTTGTGTTAATCCTGCATCACCAGTCACCACCATAATACCTATGATGGTTGCAGAAGAAGATGAGCTTGATGAAGATAGTGATTTGCTTATTGCAGAGTTGGATAAAACATTGTCAGATAGCTACATTTTGTACTCCACTTCTGGATCACCGGAAGTTCCAAGTCTCTCCATTATTTCAATATTTCAGAAAATGCAACTTCTTTTGGATAATGAACCACAAGCTTTGGTAGGAGATGTTAACATCAAGAATCAGCTTCTTGGATCCCTGGCTCAATTAGGCCAAATAATGGAGTCATCACAAATTCCTAAAGATCTTCACTCTTTGATTACTGAGATTAGGCATTTCTATGAACCTTTTCTCAATGATTTTCCATCTGCTCAAGAAGTGTTAGACAATCATCAAAGATTAATTGACTCAAAGAATGGACTTCAAGAGAAGTTAGAAGCGGCTAAGGCCAGGCAGGGAcacttttcttcttcaatttctaaaggaaaagaaagggTCCATGAGATGTCAAAAGAAATCAATGAATTGGAGGTGCAACTGAAAGCATTGCATGAGAAGAGGAATAGGTTACAATTCACTGTGGAACGTTGTGAGGTTGAATCTGTAAATATCAATAGGAAACTGGAAACTTTGGtaaaagagaatgaagaggTTGTGAGCAGTCTCAAAGAATCAGAATCTGCATTCAGAAAGGCTGAGTTGTCAAAGCAGAGTTATGAGAGGAAGCTAGCAGTCTTGAAGCAAGCCCTTTATGGCAACACTAGACATTAG